In Fusarium falciforme chromosome 10, complete sequence, a single genomic region encodes these proteins:
- a CDS encoding Abhydrolase-3 domain-containing protein encodes MVMETEATPSESHPTTPEPPDYVNPLESSSRWYLTARAQAIRSAASLGFSIANRTDPPAPSPTRDIWLDATLAKAASPSNTDRAKTKIKAEVWIPPRPALGARTAVINFHGGGWILGQGTDDARWAGAVMANLDAVVFTVNYRLAPSCPFPTPMEDCVDAVLQIKHRAAEFGIDPDRIILSGFSAGATNALASWLILTDPGRWGYNFSIEPPHIAGLAVFYPVLDWTISRPEKRLTCSRPDLTLPKGLTDLIDASFIYPAIPREDRSDPRLSPGLMPDELLGKLPPIHIVLCEYDMLLAEGLKFTNRLKAAEKRFTMRLVAGERHAWDCPPPMSPKESVSIEYQEAVEAMASWFGKKCETDTESMRSMKLKRPTLRRPKYLSFKSWSGR; translated from the coding sequence ATGGTGATGGAGACCGAGGCCACACCCTCCGAGTCACATCCAACTACGCCGGAACCCCCGGACTATGTCAACCCTCTTGAATCCAGCTCACGCTGGTACCTGACTGCCCGTGCCCAGGCCATCCGTTCTGCCGCGAGCCTGGGCTTCAGCATCGCCAACCGCACTGATCCTCCTGCACCCTCGCCCACGCGGGACATTTGGCTCGATGCCACGCTCGCCAAGGCTGCTTCTCCAAGCAATACGGATCGGGCCAAGACAAAGATCAAGGCCGAAGTATGGATCCCGCCCCGTCCCGCCCTCGGCGCTCGGACAGCTGTCATCAACTTCCACGGCGGCGGATGGATTCTTGGGCAAGGCACTGATGATGCCCGATGGGCCGGCGCTGTCATGGCGAACCTAGACGCTGTTGTCTTTACCGTCAACTACCGACTGGCGCCGTCATGTCCCTTCCCAACCCCGATGGAGGATTGTGTCGACGCTGTCCTCCAGATCAAGCACCGCGCTGCAGAGTTTGGCATTGACCCTGATCGTATCATCCTCTCGGGCTTCTCCGCCGGCGCCACCAATGCTCTTGCGAGTTGGCTCATCCTCACGGATCCCGGCCGCTGGGGTTACAACTTTTCCATTGAGCCTCCCCACATTGCGGGGTTGGCTGTCTTCTATCCTGTTCTTGACTGGACCATCTCACGCCCCGAGAAGCGGCTCACATGCTCACGGCCGGACCTCACACTGCCCAAGGGGCTTACGGATCTCATAGATGCATCCTTCATCTATCCAGCCATTCCCCGAGAGGATAGATCAGACCCACGCCTGTCCCCAGGTCTGATGCCTGACGAGCTCTTGGGAAAGCTTCCCCCGATCCACATCGTCCTTTGCGAGTATGACATGCTCCTGGCTGAAGGTCTCAAATTCACCAATCGACTCAAGGCTGCCGAGAAACGGTTCACTATGCGTTTAGTTGCGGGCGAGCGACATGCTTGGGATTGTCCTCCACCCATGTCACCTAAAGAGAGCGTCAGCATCGAGTACCAAGAGGCTGTCGAAGCAATGGCCAGCTGGTTTGGGAAGAAGTGTGAGACCGACACAGAGTCGATGCGGTCTATGAAACTCAAGCGGCCGACGCTGAGACGGCCCAAGTATCTCTCATTCAAGTCCTGGTCTGGGAGGTAG
- a CDS encoding Aspartate--tRNA ligase has translation MTGILAPVASAFGIPLGPKHRVVKGSTSSSSPPSPVLAVATSSAFTSVSASSTISSSDSTTIDSVLSEASLTSSPTSIHSPVPWMANKNTNVAVATSQSGSTTSTVSSPPRHSTTASILRNNMRDSGIELHNRDSARSSMDGSTNRDAAASSSRTSLDSGRTSMSADWPVHPGEINTVAQLDSLPIGTEVTFRARIETQRPLSKVLDFLLLRDQTHSVQGVLARDADNADFVKWVRKISSESLVQVSGILKQPPSPIRSATHSGVEVDICSVHLVNPAQNLPFSNYKPPETLRNRMSSRILDLRHPSNQALFRVRSMVSRVFRNTLEQHGFVEIHTPKLQPAATESGAAVFPVNYFGRRAFLAQSPQLAKQMSISADFGRVFEVGPVFRAENSNTHRHLTEYTGLDLEMAIDTDYHEVIELIDIFLKEVFRTVYSSRELEVIRKRWPSGEFKWLDETPIIPFSEGLQMLRDDGRDVEEEDLSTPDEIRLGQLVREKYNTDYYVLDKFPANARPFYTAKDPENPKWTRSFDIFIRGQEICSGGQRIHNVEELRANMAAAGMSEDGMEDYLTAFELGAPPHAGAGLGLERIVAWMLELGDVRYASLFHRDPKSLPSKAPGLPHPEADTTKPLNGDSPPALEKLIANYGDASNTSWLDDRFKIWRHETGAAVGWVPQDKFAMITGDPLCDRSQYQEVIRAFVKHVTVDLRLTPVWMLVSYEVQKILASELRWRSLSCTEEQRVDADKHNSSQITGLAAKARRVEREGVKIHEVKADEDFMKRANPAIEEWKASRKGKQVHLTEVRPWVDMEHRRYFAAEKDGKVLSLVVLAKLAPRHGWQVKWALDFPGAVNGAIEVLIGHALSSVTGQVTFGAGVSERLTPGEHVGGLRARFLAATYRSIVDSLGLRRKASFRSKFGALGEEVYICYPKHGVGLRDLQQIVKFFQD, from the coding sequence ATGACGGGCATCCTTGCTCCCGTCGCCTCAGCCTTTGGCATCCCGCTGGGACCCAAGCATCGAGTTGTTAAAGGctcgacctcgtcctcgtctcccCCATCTCCAGTCTTGGCAGTTGCTACCTCATCTGCATTCACATCTGTTtccgcctcctccaccatctcctcctccgactcGACCACTATAGACTCGGTTCTGTCCGAGGCAAGCCTTACATCATCGCCGACGTCGATCCACAGCCCCGTGCCCTGGATGGCGAATAAAAACACCAACGTCGCCGTCGCGACTTCCCAAAGCGGTAGCACCACCAGCACCGTCTCGTCACCGCCCAGACACTCGACCACCGCCAGCATCCTCCGTAATAACATGCGCGACAGCGGCATTGAGCTCCACAACAGGGACTCGGCCAGGTCGAGCATGGATGGCTCGACCAATCGAGATGCCGCCGCTAGCAGCAGCCGGACGTCTCTCGACAGCGGCCGCACCAGCATGAGTGCCGACTGGCCGGTGCACCCGGGAGAGATCAACACTGTCGCCCAGCTCGATTCTCTCCCCATCGGCACCGAGGTCACATTCCGAGCCCGTATCGAGACTCAGCGGCCGCTGTCCAAGGTGCTtgacttcctcctcctccgagacCAGACGCACTCTGTCCAGGGCGTCCTCGCCCGCGATGCCGATAACGCCGACTTCGTCAAGTGGGTGCGCAAGATCAGCTCCGAGTCGCTCGTCCAAGTGTCAGGCATCCTCAAGCAGCCCCCATCGCCCATCCGATCGGCGACACACTCTGGAGTTGAGGTCGACATCTGCTCTGTTCACCTCGTCAACCCTGCTCAGAACCTCCCCTTTAGCAACTACAAGCCTCCCGAGACCCTGCGCAACCGCATGTCCTCGCGCATTCTCGATCTTCGACATCCCTCTAACCAGGCTCTCTTCCGCGTGCGATCTATGGTCTCGCGCGTGTTCCGAAACACCCTTGAGCAGCATGGCTTTGTCGAGATTCACACTCCCAAGCTTCAGCCCGCTGCCACCGAGAGCGGCGCCGCTGTCTTCCCCGTCAATTACTTTGGTCGCCGAGCCTTCCTCGCTCAGAGCCCTCAGCTCGCCAAGCAAATGTCCATCTCTGCCGACTTTGGTCGTGTCTTTGAAGTCGGCCCTGTCTTCCGCGCTGAGAACTCAAACACTCACCGTCACCTTACCGAGTACACTGGCCTCGATCTCGAGATGGCCATCGACACCGACTACCATGAGGTCATTGAGCTTATCGATATCTTCCTGAAGGAGGTGTTCAGGACCGTCTACTCCTCCCGAGAGCTCGAGGTCATCCGCAAGCGATGGCCCAGCGGAGAGTTCAAGTGGCTCGATGAGACTCCCATTATTCCCTTCAGCGAGGGTCTTCAGATGCTTCGCGACGATGGCCGCGAcgtagaggaagaggatctcTCTACTCCTGATGAGATCCGTCTCGGTCAGCTCGTCCGCGAAAAGTACAACACCGACTACTACGTCCTTGACAAGTTCCCAGCCAACGCTCGTCCTTTCTATACCGCGAAGGACCCCGAAAACCCCAAGTGGACTCGATCCTTCGATATCTTCATCCGAGGCCAGGAGATTTGCTCTGGTGGCCAGCGTATTCACAATGTTGAAGAGCTCCGAGCCAACATGGCCGCCGCTGGCATGTCTGAGGATGGTATGGAAGACTATCTGACAGCCTTTGAGCTTGGTGCTCCTCCTCATGCCGGTGCCGGTCTTGGTCTCGAGCGTATCGTCGCCTGGATGCTTGAGCTCGGTGACGTGCGATACGCTTCTCTCTTCCACCGTGACCCCAAGTCTCTCCCAAGCAAGGCTCCTGGTCTGCCTCACCCTGAGGCTGATACTACTAAGCCTCTCAACGGCGACTCTCCTCCCGCCCTGGAGAAGCTTATTGCCAACTATGGTGACGCTTCCAACACATCGTGGCTCGATGATCGTTTCAAGATCTGGCGACACGAGACTGGCGCTGCTGTTGGCTGGGTTCCCCAGGACAAGTTTGCTATGATTACCGGTGATCCCCTTTGCGACCGCAGCCAGTACCAGGAAGTCATCCGTGCCTTTGTCAAGCACGTCACCGTTGACCTGCGCCTGACCCCTGTCTGGATGCTCGTCTCCTATGAGGTCCAGAAGATCCTCGCCTCCGAGCTCCGCTGGCGGAGCTTGTCCTGCACTGAGGAGCAGCGTGTCGATGCTGATAAGCACAACTCCTCACAGATCACTGGTCTTGCCGCCAAGGCACGGCGTGTTGAGCGTGAGGGTGTCAAGATTCAtgaggtcaaggccgacgaAGACTTTATGAAGCGCGCCAACCCTGCCATTGAAGAGTGGAAGGCTTCCCGCAAGGGCAAGCAGGTTCACTTGACCGAGGTGCGCCCCTGGGTTGACATGGAGCATCGACGATACTTTGCTGCTgagaaggacggcaaggtccTCTCCCTTGTGGTGCTCGCCAAGCTTGCTCCCCGCCACGGCTGGCAAGTCAAGTGGGCTCTGGACTTCCCCGGCGCTGTCAACGGTGCCATTGAGGTTCTCATTGGCCACGCTCTGTCCAGCGTCACTGGCCAAGTCACCTTCGGTGCTGGTGTCTCTGAGAGACTCACACCTGGCGAGCATGTCGGCGGTCTCCGTGCCCGCTTCCTCGCCGCTACCTACCGATCCATCGTCGACAGCCTGGGCCTCCGTCGCAAGGCTAGCTTCCGATCCAAGTTTGGCGCTCTCGGCGAGGAGGTCTACATCTGCTACCCCAAGCACGGTGTCGGTCTGCGCGACCTGCAGCAGATTGTCAAGTTCTTCCAGGACTAA